In Fusobacterium nucleatum, the genomic stretch CTGAACAATTTAGTGCAATGATTCAAGAAGTTGAAAAAAATGGAAAAGCAACAGAAACTGTTTTTAATTCAACAACTGAATTAAATTTTTCAGCAGATCCTGCTAATACAACTAATACATCAAAAGCTATTAAAACACAGTATGTAAATACAATACTTGAAAGATTAGTTGAGCAAAATTCAGCACTTGGAGATATAAAGTTTATTCCAATAACAGATGGAAGTTTAACAATTCCAAGAGAAGTTGCAGGTTTACCAGAAACTGGTTGGATAGGAGAGGAAGTAGACAGAGAAGAAACTTCTGTGTCTCAAATTGACCATGTAGTTATAGCATTACATTCATTGTATGCAATGCCAAAAGTAACTAATAAATTACTTGCTACCAACTTTGTAGGATATGCTAATTTCTTAATAAAAAGAGTTGAATATGCTTTATCTTTAAGATTAGCAGATGCATTATTTAATGGAACAGGGACAAATATGCCTACTGGAATTTTAAAAGATAACAAAGTAACACAAGAAATTGAAATAGATACAACTGATGACACAACATTTGTTGATTCATTAATAAGTGCTTACTATGCACTAGATGAGGAAGTTGCAAGAAATGCAAAGTGGTACATGACTTCTGAAACTTGGGCAGGAATAGCTAAATTAAAAAATAAACAAAAAGATTTCTATATTACTGACTTAAACAATGGAAATGCAAGAACTTTAATGACTAGACCAGTTGTTTTAATTACTTCAAAAAATGCAGGATTAAAAGGAATTACTACAGCAACAGCCAATGAAATAGTTGGAGTATTTGCAGATTTAGGCACAGCAGTAATGGGAATCCAAAACAATGCTATGACAATGAGATTAGAAGATAAAGTAACTTCTAAAGGGTATACAAAATATTACATGGAAAAAGGTGTAGGCTTGGGAGTTCAATTACCTGAGAATATTTTAAAATTAAAGAAAAAAGCATAATTTAAGAGGGATTATTCCCTCTTACAATGCTAGCAAGGGGATAGCATGGGAATTAAATATGATTTAGAAATTGCTAAAATACTCACTAATATTGAGGATGAAAAGCTTTTAAATTTTTATATTAATGCAGTAATAAAAAAGATAGAGGGAATATTAGGCTATGAACTCCTAAAAGGACAAATAACGAGTTTAGTTAGTGGACTTAATAAAAACTATGTATTCTTACCTAGAAAGAAAATTGAAAGGGTATTGAACGCTAAAAGAGGGTGTAAAAAACTCCCTTTCAGCTATGTAAATAGAAAAGTGATATTTGATGAAATAATTACAGTAAATTCTTATGTAGAAATTGAATATATAGCTGGATATGAAGAGTTACCTGAAAATCTTTTAATGTTTATTTGTTCAACTATTAAAGAAGAACTTTCAAATGCTGAGGGCTTAAAGAGTTATGCAATAAGAGGAATAAACTATACTTTTCTTAATAAAATAGAACAATCTGATAACTTTATACGAGGAGTTAAAGACTTGTTTGGAGTTGTAGAGATATGATAGTTAAATCATTAAAAGAAATTGAATACTTAGCAAAACATCAATTAGAAATTGGAATATTAGCTATTGATAAAAGTTTAATGGGAGAAGATGGAAAAACAACAATATTGAATTATGCAATATGGAATGAATTTGGAACTTCTGATATACCAGCTCGTCCTTTTATGAGAAATGCTTTTGATAGTAACAGAGGAATTATTTCAAACTTAATTCAAACAGCACCCAAGAAGGTTATAAAAGGTGAAAAAAGTGGAAAAGAAGCACTTATGGAGATAGGTGAAACTATAAGGGGCTTAATAATTCAAAGTATTGCTACAGCTCAGGCTTGGGCAGTTCCTAATAATCCAAAAACTTTAAAAATAAAAACTAAAAATGGACAGGCTAATAATACAAAACCACTTCTTGATAATAGGTTTTTAATTAAGTCAATTAGGTATCAAATAGTAAATGAAAATGGAACAATAGAGTATTTAGCAGATTTTAAGGATGTATAAAATGGATAAAGTTATTTTATTAAGTAAGCACATAACAAATATAAAAGTTATTTCAAAAGCTGAGGGAAGATGGGAAAAGGGAAAATATATAGCTGATAAAGAAAAAGAAAAGATTATAAAAGGTGTATATATGCCTGTTTCATCTGATACCTTGAAATATTATCCACAGGGAGAGGTAACTCTTAAAGATATGGAGTTATTTACAAAAGAAAAATTAAAAGAGGGAGATATTGCTATTTTAAGAGGAGAAGAATTTAAAATAATTGAAATAACTGACTTTGATTATTTAGCTGATATAAAAAGCTATATTTTGAAAAGGAGCACAAAAGATGATTAA encodes the following:
- a CDS encoding phage major capsid protein, with amino-acid sequence MSKKKIKKRINFSDETLNFTCEIEKFKEEEGTPGRFTGILVNMQNESLAKGIYRFKKGSMQGNNGKTLLLLYNHYGELLPVGKLVGEETEKGFEVVGEFHLSKDDNGNYINPEAVKLYSLMKEMKLPFEMSVGGNIVDYKEYSENGKYYIDINKFEAHEGSLTPKGAVKGSKVTRVFNRENGGIGQMDKEQLKLLMAELLANFKTELLEAGTPEEIKNLPAKFNEINSKFEEIKTELNGEFKAEIEKQMTEFNEVIKGLKADFKATPAEVTVAEQFSAMIQEVEKNGKATETVFNSTTELNFSADPANTTNTSKAIKTQYVNTILERLVEQNSALGDIKFIPITDGSLTIPREVAGLPETGWIGEEVDREETSVSQIDHVVIALHSLYAMPKVTNKLLATNFVGYANFLIKRVEYALSLRLADALFNGTGTNMPTGILKDNKVTQEIEIDTTDDTTFVDSLISAYYALDEEVARNAKWYMTSETWAGIAKLKNKQKDFYITDLNNGNARTLMTRPVVLITSKNAGLKGITTATANEIVGVFADLGTAVMGIQNNAMTMRLEDKVTSKGYTKYYMEKGVGLGVQLPENILKLKKKA